Proteins encoded within one genomic window of Rhinolophus sinicus isolate RSC01 linkage group LG05, ASM3656204v1, whole genome shotgun sequence:
- the LOC109439614 gene encoding UL16-binding protein 1 isoform X1 codes for MVRSAGSKSCLVFLVLLLRECPWAAERPLAASGDAPSLCYNFTITPNRQPWCEVQGQVNGNTFLIYTCSSKMAEPIGPLGMKVNATGAWKTQTETLKDLTEELKKALPDIKPEIITTIDFFSLQGRFMCPWEANGSISGSWEFGFDGQRFLLFDLENRKYTVDHPGGERMKEKWEHDKDLTMTSTSIPVSVCKEWRDEFLVYWKEELPTTAPPTVVPATTQSKATTTSCIFSVVFLPCLITIGILFHLQLPGKGIRGQTTRLLRDNRAELLLPTSELDEEWMWQSTQSFSELVCCYQDAAAQAPESVV; via the exons ATGGTGCGATCTGCGGGCTCCAAGTCTTGTCTTGTTTTCCTGGTCCTACTGCTGCGCGAGTGTCCCTGGGCAGCGGAGCGTCCCTTGGCGGCCAGCGGGG ATGCTCCCTCTCTTTGCTACAACTTCACCATCACTCCTAATAGACAACCATGGTGTGAGGTTCAAGGCCAGGTCAATGGAAACACATTTCTTATTTATACCTGTAGTAGCAAGATGGCTGAACCCATCGGTCCTCTGGGGATGAAGGTGAATGCCACAGGTGCCtggaaaacacagacagaaacTCTGAAAGACCTGACGGAAGAGCTCAAAAAGGCACTGCCTGACATTAAACCAGAGATTATTACAACCATAG ATTTTTTCTCCCTGCAGGGCAGGTTCATGTGTCCGTGGGAAGCCAATGGATCCATCAGTGGGTCCTGGGAGTTTGGTTTCGATGGACAGAGATTCCTCCTCTTTGACTTGGAGAACAGAAAGTATACAGTCGATCATCCTGGAGGCGAACGGATGAAAGAGAAGTGGGAGCATGACAAGGATTTGACCATGACCTCCACCAGTATCCCAGTGAGCGTCTGCAAGGAATGGCGTGATGAATTCTTGGTATACTGGAAGGAAGAGCTGCCAACAACAG CCCCACCAACTGTGGTCCCAGCCACAACCCAATCCAAAGCCACAACCACCAGCTGTATCTTCTCTGTTGTCTTCCTCCCCTGCTTGATCACAATTGGCATCCTGTTTCATTTACAATTACCAG gGAAAGGCATAAGGGGACAGACGACTAGGCTATTGCGTGACAACAGGGCTGAGCTGCTGTTGCCCACTTCTGAGCTGGACGAGGAATGGATGTGGCAGAGCACACAGTCATTCTCAGAGCTCGTGTGCTGTTACCAGG ATGCTGCTGCTCAAGCTCCTGAGAGTGTGGTCTAG
- the LOC109439614 gene encoding UL16-binding protein 1 isoform X2, with translation MVRSAGSKSCLVFLVLLLRECPWAAERPLAASGDAPSLCYNFTITPNRQPWCEVQGQVNGNTFLIYTCSSKMAEPIGPLGMKVNATGAWKTQTETLKDLTEELKKALPDIKPEIITTIDFFSLQGRFMCPWEANGSISGSWEFGFDGQRFLLFDLENRKYTVDHPGGERMKEKWEHDKDLTMTSTSIPVSVCKEWRDEFLVYWKEELPTTGKGIRGQTTRLLRDNRAELLLPTSELDEEWMWQSTQSFSELVCCYQDAAAQAPESVV, from the exons ATGGTGCGATCTGCGGGCTCCAAGTCTTGTCTTGTTTTCCTGGTCCTACTGCTGCGCGAGTGTCCCTGGGCAGCGGAGCGTCCCTTGGCGGCCAGCGGGG ATGCTCCCTCTCTTTGCTACAACTTCACCATCACTCCTAATAGACAACCATGGTGTGAGGTTCAAGGCCAGGTCAATGGAAACACATTTCTTATTTATACCTGTAGTAGCAAGATGGCTGAACCCATCGGTCCTCTGGGGATGAAGGTGAATGCCACAGGTGCCtggaaaacacagacagaaacTCTGAAAGACCTGACGGAAGAGCTCAAAAAGGCACTGCCTGACATTAAACCAGAGATTATTACAACCATAG ATTTTTTCTCCCTGCAGGGCAGGTTCATGTGTCCGTGGGAAGCCAATGGATCCATCAGTGGGTCCTGGGAGTTTGGTTTCGATGGACAGAGATTCCTCCTCTTTGACTTGGAGAACAGAAAGTATACAGTCGATCATCCTGGAGGCGAACGGATGAAAGAGAAGTGGGAGCATGACAAGGATTTGACCATGACCTCCACCAGTATCCCAGTGAGCGTCTGCAAGGAATGGCGTGATGAATTCTTGGTATACTGGAAGGAAGAGCTGCCAACAACAG gGAAAGGCATAAGGGGACAGACGACTAGGCTATTGCGTGACAACAGGGCTGAGCTGCTGTTGCCCACTTCTGAGCTGGACGAGGAATGGATGTGGCAGAGCACACAGTCATTCTCAGAGCTCGTGTGCTGTTACCAGG ATGCTGCTGCTCAAGCTCCTGAGAGTGTGGTCTAG